A stretch of DNA from Limnohabitans sp. MORI2:
CACTGGGCCAATGGCAATGTTGCCGCCAGCCGCAGTTTTGAGCAGGTTGTAAGCGATGTTGGCGGCATCCAAATTTGGTAAAACCAACAAATTGGCATCGCCAATCAAGGTGGTGTCGGCCATTTGGGCTTCGCGGGCATGGCCATCCAAGGCCACATCGCCATGCATTTCGCCGTCGATTTCAAGCCAAGGCGCCTTTTTCTTGACCAGCGCCAAGGTTTCGCGCATCTTGACGGCCGATGGCTGGTCGCTGCTGCCAAAGTTGGAGTGAGAGAGCAACGCAGCCTTGGGCTGAATACCAAAACGACGCATCTCTTCGGCGGCCATCACCGTGATTTCAGCCAACTGTTCGGCGGTGGGGTCGTAGTTGATGTGCGTGTCCACCAAAAAGACTTGGCGGTCAGGCAAGATGAGGCCGTTCATGGCGGCATAGGTGCTCACGCCTTTGCGGTTGCCAATCACTTGGTTGACGTAGTTCAAGTGAGTCAGCGGGGTGCTCCAAGTGCCACAAATCAAGCCATCCACTTCGCCTTTGTGCAGCATCATGGTGCCAATGAGGGACAAGCGGCGACGCATGTCGATCTTGGCCAGTTGCTCGGTCACCCCTTTGCGGGCCGTCATCTTGTAATAGGTTTGCCAGAAGTCGCGGTAACGGTGGTCTTGTTCCACATTGACCACTTCGTAGTCCACACCCTCTTTCAGGCGCAAGCCAAACTTCTCAACGCGTTGGGCGATCACGGCAGGACGACCAATCAACGTGGGCTTGGCCAAGCGCTCGTCCACCACGATTTGCACCGCACGCAAGACGCGCTCTTCTTCGCCCTCGGCGTAGCACACGCGTTTTTTGGTCGCACGTTTGGCGGCGGCATAAATGGGCTTCATGATGGAGCCCGAGGCATACACAAAGCCTTGCAGCTTCTCGATGTAGGCCTCCATGTCTTGAATCGGACGTGTGGCCACACCGCTGTCTGCCGCCGCCTGCGCCACAGCCGGTGCGATCTTCATCATCAAGCGTGGATCAAACGGTTTGGGAATGAGGTACTCAGGACCAAACGCCAAAGTCTCGCCCGCATAGGCTGCAGCCACCACTTCGCTTTGTTCGGCTTGCGCCAATTCGGCAATGGCATAAACCGCCGCGATTTCCATCTCATCGGTGATGGTGGACGCGCCTGCATCCAAGGCACCTCGGAAGATATAGGGGAAGCACAACACGTTGTTCACTTGGTTGTGATAGTCGCTGCGACCCGTGGCGATGATGGCGTCGTCGCGCACGGCCTTCACATCTTCGGGGGTGATTTCTGGGTTGGGATTAGCCAACGCCATGATGATGGGCTTAGCCGCCATGCGCTTGACCATGTCTTGCTTGAGCACGCCACCTGCGGACAGACCCAAGAACACGTCAGCGCCGTCGATGATTTCGGACAATGTGCGGGCATCGGTTTTTTGCGCGAACTGAATCTTATCTTCGTCCATCAACTCGGTGCGGCCTTCGTAAACGACGCCAGCCAAGTCAGTGACAAAAATGTTTTGGCGAGGCATGCCCATCTTGAGCAACAGGTTCAAGCAAGCCAAGGCTGCTGCACCGGCACCCGAGGTCACGAGCTTGACGGTTTTGAGGTCTTTACCCGCGACTTTGAGTCCGTTCAAAATGGCCGCACCCACGGTGATGGCTGTGCCGTGCTGGTCGTCGTGGAAGACTGGGATCTTCATGCGCTCGCGCAACTTGCGCTCCACATAGAAGCAGTCAGGCGCTTTGATGTCTTCAAGGTTGATACCACCAAACGTGGGCTCCAACGCCGCAATGATGTCGACCAGCTTGTCGAGGTTCTTTTCGTCAATTTCAAGGTCGAACACATCGATGCCCGCAAACTTCTTGAACAGAACGCCTTTACCTTCCATCACCGGCTTCGAAGCGAGTGGGCCAATGTCACCCAAGCCCAACACCGCCGTGCCATTGGAAATCACCGCCACCAAGTTGCCTTTGCTGGTGTACTTGTAGGCACTGTTGGGGTCTTTGACGATTTCTTCACAGGGCGCAGCCACACCGGGCGAGTACGCCAAGGCCAAATCATGTTGGTTGATCAACTGCTTGGTCGCGTGAATCGCCACTTTGCCGGGGGTGGGAAACTCGTGGTATTCAAGTGCCGCGCGGCGCAGTTCAGCACGCGCCTCGGTGCTGTTGTGTGATTGGTTGGAACCCATAGAAATCTCCTTGTGATGCAAAAGGCGACGTGCTTTGCAAAAGCATCGTCGCCTTGGCTTATGAATTCATTTTAGGCCTGTGTCTAAGGCACTTTGTCCGTGGATGTGCGTACGCAGGTGGCAATGGTTTTTACTTATTCGCAAAGATCAACCACGCATCAACGCTTCAATCTCATCAGCGATCACAGGCACCCCACGCGTGATGAGTTCGCAGCCGCTAGAAGTGACGATGGCATCGTCCTCAATGCGAATGCCCAAATTCCAAAACGCCTCAGGCACGCCCTCAGCTGGCCGCACATACAAGCCCGGCTCAATGGTCAGCACCATGCCCTCACGCAAGATGCGGCTGGGTCGGTTGACGATGGTTTCACCCGAGAGGGGGTCTTTGCGCTCGCTCACTTGGCCGAGCTCGGTAGGTTCGACATAGCTGCCGCAGTCGTGCACATCCATGCCCAACCAGTGGCCGGTGCGATGCATGTAAAACGAAAAGTAGGCGCGTGTGTC
This window harbors:
- a CDS encoding NADP-dependent malic enzyme, whose amino-acid sequence is MGSNQSHNSTEARAELRRAALEYHEFPTPGKVAIHATKQLINQHDLALAYSPGVAAPCEEIVKDPNSAYKYTSKGNLVAVISNGTAVLGLGDIGPLASKPVMEGKGVLFKKFAGIDVFDLEIDEKNLDKLVDIIAALEPTFGGINLEDIKAPDCFYVERKLRERMKIPVFHDDQHGTAITVGAAILNGLKVAGKDLKTVKLVTSGAGAAALACLNLLLKMGMPRQNIFVTDLAGVVYEGRTELMDEDKIQFAQKTDARTLSEIIDGADVFLGLSAGGVLKQDMVKRMAAKPIIMALANPNPEITPEDVKAVRDDAIIATGRSDYHNQVNNVLCFPYIFRGALDAGASTITDEMEIAAVYAIAELAQAEQSEVVAAAYAGETLAFGPEYLIPKPFDPRLMMKIAPAVAQAAADSGVATRPIQDMEAYIEKLQGFVYASGSIMKPIYAAAKRATKKRVCYAEGEEERVLRAVQIVVDERLAKPTLIGRPAVIAQRVEKFGLRLKEGVDYEVVNVEQDHRYRDFWQTYYKMTARKGVTEQLAKIDMRRRLSLIGTMMLHKGEVDGLICGTWSTPLTHLNYVNQVIGNRKGVSTYAAMNGLILPDRQVFLVDTHINYDPTAEQLAEITVMAAEEMRRFGIQPKAALLSHSNFGSSDQPSAVKMRETLALVKKKAPWLEIDGEMHGDVALDGHAREAQMADTTLIGDANLLVLPNLDAANIAYNLLKTAAGGNIAIGPVLLGAAKPVHILTASTTVRRIVNMTALTVADASAVR